From a single Vicinamibacteria bacterium genomic region:
- a CDS encoding nucleoside triphosphate pyrophosphatase, translating into MILASSSPRRAEILRDIGLRFRVVVPDVDERRLAGESPRRYVRRLALDKARQVAERYPREWVVAADTTVVVGDTVFGKPRDPRQARRMLRDLSGRSHVVLSGVAVARLSARIRRAAVSRTRVFFRKLTRVEIDRYVRTGEPNDKAGAYGIQRKGALLVQRIEGSYTNVVGFPLETFLSLWQSVHGPRLF; encoded by the coding sequence TCGACGCGCCGAGATTCTCAGGGATATCGGCCTTCGTTTTCGCGTGGTGGTCCCCGACGTCGACGAAAGACGCCTCGCGGGAGAGTCCCCGCGACGCTACGTCAGGCGGCTCGCACTCGACAAGGCGCGTCAGGTTGCCGAGCGTTACCCACGAGAGTGGGTCGTTGCCGCGGACACGACGGTCGTGGTCGGTGACACCGTTTTCGGAAAGCCGCGCGACCCCAGGCAGGCGCGAAGGATGCTGCGTGACCTGTCGGGAAGGAGCCACGTCGTTCTGAGCGGCGTCGCCGTCGCCCGCCTATCGGCGCGAATCCGGCGCGCCGCGGTCTCGCGTACGCGCGTTTTCTTTCGCAAGCTCACTCGGGTCGAGATCGATCGATACGTCCGAACCGGCGAGCCCAACGACAAAGCGGGAGCTTATGGCATCCAGCGCAAAGGGGCGCTCCTCGTCCAGCGCATCGAGGGCTCCTATACGAACGTCGTCGGGTTCCCCCTCGAGACATTCCTCTCCCTCTGGCAATCGGTTCATGGACCCCGGCTGTTCTAG